The Henningerozyma blattae CBS 6284 chromosome 7, complete genome region CGACATACTTCAAAGATCGAACTCACGTCCACTATCCTATAATGTAAATGGTTTATGAACGCAGGATATTCTCTCAATAAGAATAACCGGTCCATATGCACTGAGTTCCCACTCAATACACCCATCTTTTTTTGAGGAATCCATCTCCGAATAAATTCGGTCAATTCTCTCTGACCTTGTTCCAATGTAATAGTAGACTCAAGACACCGATGGGTAAGCCCGCTGGCACCGTGCTGTCTTAAACACCACTCACCCATCCCATCAATCTCTTTGGTGCTCATCTTTAGTGTAGTCTCATGGATAGCAAGAGGTTTCAAACTACATCCATCTGTAATTACACAACAAATCTCCATGATTCGGTCTTTCAAATGATCCAACCCTGTCATTTCACAATCAACCCATACTAAAGGTTGTCTAATCCTTTTGCTTATCCCAGTTATGCTTTTGCTTATGCCTTGGCTCATACTTAATTCGTTGAGTTGGTACTTTTTGATATGCCATCCACATGCAAACACATTCTATACTTTAAATCCtctctcttttttttttatccttctatttctttggtaaattttcaaaattgaaacTTCGCGTTTCggaatttttctttaattgatatttgCCTATTCTTATTCCGACACCCAGTTTTTTAGGAAATCTCATCTATATTggtttttcatttatttactGCTACTTATTTTAAACACGCATACAAGTAtatcaattgattaatcGTTTACTTCTTTGTGCGTTGCCCGTTGCAATCTTGACAGCGTGTGGTTTAAGAATGCATACATTCATGTTACGTTTAAAGAATGCTTTTTTCTTGCTTTCTTCCTTTTTTGCTTTCTTGCTTTCTTCCTTTCTTGCTTTCTTGCTTTCTTCCTTTCTTGCTTTCTTCCCTTTTTGCTTTCTTGCTTTCTTCCTTCCTTGCTTTCTTCCTTCCTTGCTTTCTTCCTTTTCATTTCCTTTTCTCATTGATTTTCATCTTGCCTCTTTGCTTTGCATCCTACTTCCTGGATCGTCGTCCTGTTTTCCTCATACCACGTTTCGAAGGAACTACGACAATATAACTATATTTGCAACTTCCATCCAAGATCttccaatttttcttcactTCTTCACATCTTCAAATCTCGTGACGTTCTCCCATTGTACGGCGCTACCACCCTCCTTCCTTCTCATCCACTCTCACTCTCGCAATCGGTCCGAACTTGAATCATGGAAACTTGAATTACCCAGAAataagaatgaaaaaaaaaggatcGTCAACTACTTCCATAAACATATATCTTAATGCCACTTATTTCATTACACATTTGCATATACAAATTTGCGTAGTCACAGTTACGcatatacatacatattcacacatacacacacacacacacacacatataCAAGAACACACAAACGCCCTCATACACACCCCGACTCTTACATATACActgtttcttcttcttttttttatttgatataaaaaaataatataaaatatcttaACTAAACTGTAGAGGTTTCTTCTCTTTTAATTACTAATCCCTTTTTGATCTGTttgctttatttttttttcccttcttcttttttaacCTTCCATAATTCGTAGTTTACTATGATCTCAAATTAAAACGAgcaattaaagaataataatatcacaacaataattaaatcttATATATACCCAAACTCAATAATGTTAGTTACAGCTTCATCACCAACTGATTCCGATTCAACCACTTCtaaaaattccaattccAACTCCAACCTTAAAAGATcagattcaaattcttcaacaaattcttcatcttccaATATCTCTTCAGATTatgataattatttaagGATTGCAACTGATAAAAACCCTTGTATTCTTTTAGAATTGGAATTGGATGGTTCAATTAGATATATCTCAAAATTATGGTATAGTTTGATTTCCAAACAATCACCCAAAAATATCTCAAATGTCATAATTTCTGATAATCATCAAGATTTAATGGTATTCCAAACTGTAATGAGAATGATGctaacaaataaaaatgctTGTTATACTGTGACTTTCAACGTGGCAAAAGATGATAAAAAGATTcatgaaaatataaatgaaaatcCAATTGATTATGAATGTAATGAATCAACTTTTAGAAAATCGTCTATAGCTCTCTCTTCAACTGTTCAACAAGATAATATAACCACTTTAGAAGCTTGTGGGATtctattgaataataacgATAAAGATTCAAAACCATATTCCATGTGGATCGTCAAACCTTACTTCCAAGAATGGTATAACAATGGTGATCtcacaaatattttaccacaagatttcattaaaaatttaggGTTTGGTGCAACCATTTTTgctgaatatttaaataagttAGAGACTCTTGGTATAGTGGATGAATCTCAACTCCCAGATCCAAATATGGAATTGTGTCGAGTTTGTGAATTGTTTGTTCCAGATTGGTGGTTGGAAACTCATTCTCAACTTTGTATTTGTGAACATAAAATTCAATCAAGGTTACAATTATTACACgataatttaatagaacagtattctttattagaaaacGTAGAGAATTTACATGAATATAAAGGTATAAAATTAGATCCACATCCTTTAAATATCCCGGAAAGATTCCGTACTCTTTTGATGAAATTATGCCAATTTGCaatagatttaaatttaactGATAGTCGAcgtattgaaattgaaaatatgtTTGCTCCATCACCTATTCAATtacaacaatatttttctaatcCAAATTCCAATCCACATtccaattctaattctaattctaattcaacaACTAATTTACTTCGAAAGcaattatcaaattcaatactAAATGCTAAAAAGGGAGCCCTAGAGACAACTTCAAATCAAGTTCAAGATTTATCAAGAGAAGATAACTCAAAAATTCCAGTATCTAGACCCCATTTGAGATCTTATCAATCTTCAGAATCAAATTCTCCATCTCCATATCAACAAGTtcataaaaaacaaaaggaaaattcaaaatatgattCAAGAA contains the following coding sequences:
- the REX2 gene encoding Rex2p (similar to Saccharomyces cerevisiae REX2 (YLR059C); ancestral locus Anc_8.35), whose product is MSQGISKSITGISKRIRQPLVWVDCEMTGLDHLKDRIMEICCVITDGCSLKPLAIHETTLKMSTKEIDGMGEWCLRQHGASGLTHRCLESTITLEQGQRELTEFIRRWIPQKKMGVLSGNSVHMDRLFLLREYPAFINHLHYRIVDVSSIFEVCRRSNPKLLSQMPEKVKAHTARSDILESILQLQWFEKAYLQVDPEFQKEQEQVNIRDELEKVYQEATLINPFTRSSIAKTEEA